In Blastopirellula marina, the sequence CGATCCGCTATGACCAAACGTTTCTTCCGAACAGCCCTCGCCGGCGAGCAGCGAGCCAACATCAAAGCCAATGCCCCGCGGCTTGATTCCGGCAGGGTTCTGGTTCGACCGCACCAGCTTGGCGGTCTCTGGCTTTAGCACCGCGCCGTTCAGGAAGAGATACTCTGCCAGGAACTTCGCCACGTCAGGTGCCGAACAATGGGTCGTTCCCCAAGGGGCTCCCAGCTTGCGCCAGTATTGGCTGTTCCAATCCCAGTTCTTCGCCGTGGGATCGCCACTGCCGGCTTCCGGCGCGGCGAATTCGGTTTGGGCAGGTACCATGTCCTCGAGCGCGAACCGCCCTAGCCCCTGGGCCGAACGCTGCATCTTCAGCGGCTTGAAGACCGTCTCTTCGACGAGAGACAGAATGTCTTTCCCCGTCAGCTTCTCGGCCACGTGGGTCGCCAGCAGGATGCCCATGCTCGAATACTGGTAGTTCGAGCCGGGCTGGAACGAAAGGGGGGCTTGCTGTGCGTACTCGACAAACTTTTCGAGGCCTGCGTGATTGCGTCGCAGATCCGCATTGTTGGCCAACTGATCCGGCAGTCCAGAGGTATGCGTCAAGACGTGACGTAGCGTGACGTTCTCTTTCCCATCGCCGGTGAACTTCGGTAGGTACTTGCTCAGCTTATCGTCCAACTGAAATTCATTCTGATCGTACAGGCGCATCAATGCGGTGACGCAGATCGGCTTCGAGATCGAGCCCAACAGGAACATCGAATCAGGCGTCGTACCCGAACCGTAAGCGCGCGTGACGGCGTTTCCATTCTTTAGGACATGCAGTGTCGCCGACTTGACCTGGCCACTGGCGGTTGCCTGCCGAAGTACCTTGTCTGCTTCCTCTAAACCACTCGGCTCGTCCGCGGCGATCGCGCGCGTACTCAATCCCACGGCAAGACTCCCTAGAAGAAAATGACGACGATCCATACGGCAGGCTCTCGGAAAAGGCAGGCAACGAGATGGGAAGGGGCAGGCAGGGGATAGGCAAGTTTTATCATCCTGGTAGGCACATCGCAATTCAAAGACATTCACATTGGGGAAGATGCCTGTCGCCTGGCTGACAGTGAAAACGCTGTGTGCTCCAGCCCCTGGTGCTTGAGCATGGAGCACCGCTGGTGCTTAAGAGCGACAACGGCTCGGCCTTCAAGAGCGGCGACTTCGGTGCCTGGCTGACGGATCACCAGGTCGTACCGCTGCTGTCACCGGTTCGCATGCCTCGCTACAACGGGGCCTGCGAGGCCGGAATCGGGGCGGCGAAACGCCGCACCGAATACCTGGCAGCCCGTCAAGGACGTTACCTCGACTGGACGACCGACGATCTTCATGCGGCCCAGCGCTGGGCCAACGAAGCAAGCTACCCCGGCGGCTTCGCCGCCGGAACACCCGCCAGCCGCTTCGCGGCTCGCGTTCCCATCAACGACATCGAGCGTGACACGTTCCGCGCCGCTGGTCTACAATACGAAAGAGAATTGAACCAGGAAGCATGCACCCGCGGAGATGCACTAACCGATATGTTACTAGCGATCCATCACCGTCGAGCTGTCCGCCATGTTCTTGTGGAACACGGCTACCTCGACATTACCCGGAGGTCCGTTCCTCAACCACTTCCTGCTAAAAAATGCGCAAAGATTAAGTGAGGGGCACACTTGATAGAACGTCCATTGAATGGGGGAAACCGCTTGAAATATCACTGGCCGTTGTCAAAGGAATACGCGATGGGATGAACGGCGACAGCAACGAAACCGAAAAAAGAACTTGCTGTCTAAGGTAGTAGTATTAGAAACATTCACATTCGATATTGGAACCATTACGAGAAACAATCTCCCCGGTGGCGTGAACTGGTCCGGCACAGCAATCCTTGAGGTAAAGAATGTAACCGCCGAAGGAATTGGCTCCTACGGCATAAACGGCATTTTTGCACTTACTCGGCCGGTCGGAGCGAATAATTTCACGATCACCCTCGACGGCAATGTCACGGAGGTAATTGATGATGGATAACCTACAAAAGGCGGCATTTTTGGCACAATTAATTTCACTAGGTAAGATTTCGATCGCAATGTTTTTGGCTAAGTTTTGCATTCGCTTTGCATTTTTTGCTGCGTGCTGCTTCTATTTCGGTAGCCAATGCCTGGCAGGAGAGGCGGTAGCTCCAATATGTTACGTTCCAAAAATTCCATCCCATGATGTAAATAGCCGTTCTTGCCGACAAATCCTTGAGCAAATTCAAGACGCGCATATCGTTTTCGGGTCCGACAACCAACTTATGGGCGGATTCGAACGGATCACGATCGAAAAGCACCCACAGAATCCTAATGCATTTCAAGGATTTCGTTCTCCGACACGCTGGGAGGATGGACAATCGGGCATATTGCAGCAGCATTGGATAGGATCGTATTACGGCTTCTTGTCGGATGGACATGGGTTTGTACGGCTTCCACAGACGAAGTGGTTCGCGACCGGAGGTAGCTGGCGTTTATCCGTCGATGGCCGTCCGTTCGAAACGGAAGTTGAATGGTCCGATCTTCCGCATGACACCAGTGGAAGATGCTTGTTTGATCTCGCTTTCAAAATGAGTATCCAGGCGAACCAAGAGATTCCAGAGTGTCACTGGGATGAAGTCTCATCCACGTTGGTCATTCGCCAGGCGGATGGTTCGCGATTCTTCTTGCGCTTCCGAACACCCAGCGATACGCTCAAGTTCGGTACGGACTTATCGGAACTGCGATGGCATTCGGCGACCGGAGATACTTCGGTTGTTTACACACGATTCGAACTGACGGATGCCGCGTTCGACAAGACCATCGATCTCAAGTCACATGATGTCATTCAGACGCAGCTAGGAAAGGAGTTTGCGGAGCGTTCAGGATCGGAAGAGTTCTCTTATTCTCAAATGCAAAGCGTTGGCTTGCCAAACAGCCACCGTTCCGACTTGCTGGCCGACACCCTCGGCCTGGCGCAAACGCCCACACTTAAGCAGAATGTGACCGATTATCAGACGTACTACCAATCGTTGGATGATCGTTCACAGCTACGTCTATTGCTGGAACATCCCAACAAGGTCTTTGATCTCTCAAGCAGTTCAGGCATCGGCCAGCTTTACGATTCATTGAGTGAAAAATTGGAATGGATCGCGGATGAACGATACAGACAGCGTGGCGATCTCTTGCAAATTGACGACACTTCGATGCGATGGCGTGATGCAGAACGGATCACGTCTGCCATTGAGATGTGGAAGATCGTGGAATACAGCAGGCAACTCACTTCCGAGTCAATTCTGAGCAAGCAAGACCGCCTACGTTTGCTCGCTCGGATCGCAGAACTTGGTCCTCCTTCATTCAACGGAACCGGAGAGACATTTA encodes:
- a CDS encoding DDE-type integrase/transposase/recombinase, which codes for MLQPLVLEHGAPLVLKSDNGSAFKSGDFGAWLTDHQVVPLLSPVRMPRYNGACEAGIGAAKRRTEYLAARQGRYLDWTTDDLHAAQRWANEASYPGGFAAGTPASRFAARVPINDIERDTFRAAGLQYERELNQEACTRGDALTDMLLAIHHRRAVRHVLVEHGYLDITRRSVPQPLPAKKCAKIK
- a CDS encoding serine hydrolase domain-containing protein yields the protein MGLSTRAIAADEPSGLEEADKVLRQATASGQVKSATLHVLKNGNAVTRAYGSGTTPDSMFLLGSISKPICVTALMRLYDQNEFQLDDKLSKYLPKFTGDGKENVTLRHVLTHTSGLPDQLANNADLRRNHAGLEKFVEYAQQAPLSFQPGSNYQYSSMGILLATHVAEKLTGKDILSLVEETVFKPLKMQRSAQGLGRFALEDMVPAQTEFAAPEAGSGDPTAKNWDWNSQYWRKLGAPWGTTHCSAPDVAKFLAEYLFLNGAVLKPETAKLVRSNQNPAGIKPRGIGFDVGSLLAGEGCSEETFGHSGSTGTLAWADPATETIFVVLTSLPARAVTPHPRQLASAAIAAQG